From a single Phalacrocorax aristotelis chromosome 1, bGulAri2.1, whole genome shotgun sequence genomic region:
- the FZD4 gene encoding frizzled-4, whose amino-acid sequence MAGGHGGGAAGRGRLLALLLAGLLGGARGFGDEEERRCDAIRIAMCQNLGYNVTKMPNLVGHELQADAELQLTTFTPLIQYGCSSQLQFFLCSVYVPMCTEKINIPIGPCGGMCLSVKRRCEPVLKEFGFAWPDSLNCSKFPPQNDHNHMCMEGPGDEEVPLHSKTSLQPGEECHSMGSNSDQYIWVKRSLNCVLKCGYDAGLYSRSAKEFTDIWMAVWASLCFISTAFTVLTFLIDSSRFSYPERPIIFLSMCYNIYSIAYIVRLTVGRERISCDFEEAAEPVLIQEGLKNTGCAIIFLLMYFFGMASSIWWVILTLTWFLAAGLKWGHEAIEMHSSYFHIAAWAIPAVKTIVILIMRLVDADELTGLCYVGNQNLDALTGFVVAPLFTYLVIGTLFIAAGLVALFKIRSNLQKDGTKTDKLERLMVKIGVFSVLYTVPATCVIACYFYEISNWAVFRYSADDSNMAVEMLKIFMSLLVGITSGMWIWSAKTLHTWQKCSNRLVNSGKVKREKRADGWVKPGKGNETVV is encoded by the exons ATGGCGgggggccatggcgggggggCGGCCGGCCGCGGCCggctgctggcactgctgctggcGGGGCTGCTCGGCGGGGCGCGGGGTTTCGGGGACGAGGAGGAGCGGCGCTGCGACGCCATCCGCATCGCCATGTGCCAAAACCTGGGCTACAATGTCACCAAGATGCCCAACCTGGTGGGACACGAGCTGCAGGCGGACGCGGAGCTGCAGCTCACCACCTTCACCCCGCTCATCCAGTACGGctgctccagccagctccag tTCTTCCTTTGTTCGGTCTATGTCCCGATGTGCACCGAGAAGATTAACATCCCCATAGGTCCCTGCGGTGGCATGTGCCTTTCTGTCAAAAGAAGATGTGaacctgttttaaaagaatttggATTTGCCTGGCCGGACAGCCTAAACTGCAGCAAATTCCCACCCCAGAATGATCACAATCACATGTGCATGGAGGGCCCAGGAGATGAAGAGGTTCCCCTTCATAGCAAGACCTCcttgcagcctggagaagagtgCCACAGCATGGGCTCTAACTCGGATCAGTACATCTGGGTGAAGAGAAGTTTGAACTGTGTCCTGAAGTGCGGCTACGACGCCGGCCTCTACAGCAGGTCAGCGAAGGAATTCACAGATATCTGGATGGCCGTGTGGGCCAGTCTTTGCTTCATCTCAACTGCCTTCACAGTCCTGACCTTCCTGATTGATTCATCCAGATTTTCCTACCCGGAGCGCCCAATCATATTTTTGAGCATGTGCTACAATATTTATAGCATTGCTTATATTGTGAGGCTAACTGTGGGCCGGGAAAGGATATCCTGTGATTTTGAAGAGGCAGCAGAACCTGTTCTTATCCAAGAAGGTCTTAAGAACACAGGATGTGCTATAATTTTCTTGCTGATGTATTTTTTCGGGATGGCTAGCTCCATCTGGTGGGTAATTCTGACATTGACGTGGTTTCTGGCTGCGGGACTCAAGTGGGGCCACGAAGCTATAGAAATGCACAGCTCTTATTTCCATATTGCAGCCTGGGCTATCCCCGCAGTGAAGACCATCGTCATTTTGATTATGAGACTGGTAGACGCAGATGAGCTCACCGGTCTGTGCTACGTTGGCAACCAGAACCTCGATGCGTTGACGGGCTTTGTCGTCGCTCCGCTTTTTACCTACCTGGTCATTGGGACTTTATTCATTGCAGCGGGACTCGTGGCCTTATTTAAAATCAGGTCTAATCTCCAGAAAGATGGAACTAAAACTGACAAACTCGAAAGACTGATGGTCAAAATCGGTGTCTTTTCAGTGCTGTACACTGTTCCAGCAACATGTGTCATTGCCTGTTATTTCTACGAAATCTCCAATTGGGCTGTTTTCCGCTATTCAGCAGATGATTCCAATATGGCAGTGGAGATGCTCAAAATCTTCATGTCCCTCCTGGTGGGTATCACATCAGGTATGTGGATCTGGTCAGCCAAAACTCTGCACACGTGGCAGAAGTGCTCGAACAGACTGGTGAACTCAGGGAAAGTGAAACGGGAGAAGAGAGCAGATGGTTGGGTGAAACCCGGGAAAGGGAACGAGACTGTGGTATGA